The following coding sequences are from one Stigmatopora nigra isolate UIUO_SnigA chromosome 12, RoL_Snig_1.1, whole genome shotgun sequence window:
- the lrrc18a gene encoding leucine-rich repeat-containing protein 18 translates to MTKKKGNTGTKVSLQEAKKAIRMKPNGLRRLTLSNMGITIFPQCIFKLTNMDELDLSRNQIDKIPDNIGKLPSLRWLDLHSNNLESVPESIGKLAGLTYLNLSNNRLTSSGLPTSLASLTNLTTLNLGLNKLESLLPTMVPGESLQELGLFDNLFTSLPDFVIDLCDLARVNVKRNPLQLIDMEDEDGVYLIHKERLCRTCRKMCKDPGGGQLKECVIETFERKRSYSGLITPNSVAAANQDMWRLKKIECYQSFESSI, encoded by the coding sequence ATGACTAAAAAGAAAGGCAACACAGGGACAAAGGTGTCACTCCAGGAAGCCAAGAAGGCCATCCGGATGAAACCCAACGGTTTGCGACGACTCACGCTTAGCAACATGGGCATAACTATCTTCCCGCAGTGTATCTTCAAACTGACAAACATGGATGAGTTGGATCTCAGCCGCAACCAGATAGATAAAATCCCTGACAACATTGGAAAGCTGCCATCGCTCAGGTGGCTGGATTTACACAGCAATAACCTGGAGTCAGTGCCTGAGTCCATCGGTAAACTGGCGGGCCTGACATATCTCAACCTCTCTAACAATCGTCTCACCTCGTCGGGTTTGCCCACCTCGCTGGCATCCCTTACCAACCTGACCACTCTAAATCTAGGGTTGAACAAATTGGAATCTCTGCTTCCCACAATGGTTCCTGGAGAAAGCCTGCAAGAGTTAGGCTTGTTTGATAACCTCTTCACCAGCCTTCCAGACTTTGTGATAGATCTCTGCGATCTGGCTAGGGTCAACGTCAAACGAAACCCATTGCAACTCATTGATATGGAAGACGAGGATGGTGTGTACCTCATCCATAAGGAAAGGTTATGTCGTACCTGCCGAAAAATGTGTAAAGACCCAGGAGGAGGGCAATTGAAAGAATGTGTGATTGAGACGTTTGAAAGAAAAAGGTCTTATTCGGGACTGATTACACCCAACTCAGTGGCCGCAGCCAATCAGGATATGTGGAGACTTAAGAAGATAGAATGCTATCAGTCGTTTGAAAGCAGTATTTGA